From a single Thermothielavioides terrestris NRRL 8126 chromosome 1, complete sequence genomic region:
- a CDS encoding glycosyltransferase family 32 protein (CAZy_ID 269770), which yields MRRPTFRGLSLRSPAFFAAAGLFLIVSWTLFASVHFREPSTLGDKEFERRFPLAWRHIQTFHGKQGAWYIPPEWIGDDEDPPSNILDAVRLASRVAMADPAKQIRFSNVPLLVHQTWIRAKLDTLNLDVVSYVEQWLAYATSSQHGPMAYFLWDNDGLAALFREYEPDFYNQSLSLFSPVEQTDIFRILVCKLFGGIYGDMDTVPLQPPSTWIRPSDIAQWTDDQTGKTYGYPLPSKAHPDADPQQDRPVNLVLGLEADTDPASDSYWRMGYEYPVQLTQWALASAPKHPVLSRFMDDLTAQVRAVKEKVQRQSPANYPAALRAQMSRLDPLTLTGPAAITLSTMSWLKDELDFRWEAVTGLTDGGRAKLVSDVLVLPITAFSPGRGKYGNMGSKPIGDPDARLAHSAQGSWRRFDLKVELGKFCRTVFGLCRDWSKVPG from the exons ATGCGTCGCCCAACCTTCAGGGGCTTGAGCTTGCGCTCCccggccttcttcgccgctgCGGGACTTTTCCTCATCGTCTCGTGGACATTATTTGCCTCTGTGCATTTCAGAGAACCGTCGACGCTCGGAGACAAAGAATTCGAGCGCCGATTCCCGCTGGCATGGCGGCACATCCAGACATTCCACGGGAAGCAAGGTG CTTGGTACATTCCGCCTGAATGGATCGGCGATGATGAGGACCCGCCGAGCAACATCCTAGACGCCGTGCGGCTGGCTTCTCGCGTCGCCATGGCCGATCCGGCAAAGCAAATCCGCTTTTCCAacgtgccgctgctggtgcaCCAGACGTGGATCAGGGCGAAGCTGGACACCCTGAATCTCGACGTGGTCTCTTATGTTGAGCAGTGGCTTGCCTACGCGACCTCGTCGCAGCACGGTCCCATGGCCTACTTCCTCTGGGACAACGACGGACTTGCGGCCCTGTTCCGCGAGTACGAGCCCGACTTCTACAATCAGTCGCTCTCTCTGTTCTCCCCCGTTGAGCAGACCGATATTTTCCGAATCCTGGTGTGCAAGTTGTTTGGTGGCATA TACGGCGATATGGATACCGTGCCTCTccagccgccgtcgacgtggATTCGCCCATCCGACATCGCCCAATGGACCGACGACCAAACCGGCAAGACGTACGGCTACCCCCTGCCGTCCAAGGCACACCCGGACGCCGATCCCCAGCAGGACCGCCCCGTCAACCTCGTGCTGGGCCTCGAGGCCGACACCGACCCGGCCTCGGACTCGTACTGGCGCATGGGCTACGAGTACCCCGTCCAGCTGACCCAGTGGGCCCTGGCCTCGGCCCCGAAGCACCCGGTGCTGTCGCGCTTCATGGACGACCTCACCGCCCAGGTCCGCGCCGTCAAGGAGAAGGTGCAGCGGCAGTCCCCCGCCAACTATCCGGCGGCCTTGCGCGCCCAGATGTCGCGCCTCGACCCGCTCACCCTgaccggccccgccgccatcaCGCTGTCGACCATGTCCTGGCTGAAAGACGAGCTTGACTTTCGCTGGGAGGCCGTCACGGGCCTGACGGACGGCGGGAGGGCGAAGCTCGTCTCCGACGTCCTGGTGCTTCCTATTACTGCATTCAG CCCTGGGAGAGGCAAATATGGCAACATGGGCTCGAAGCCTATTGGGGACCCCGATGCGCGTCTCGCTCACAGCGCCCAAGGGTCATGGCGTCGTTTCGACTTGAAGGTCGAGCTGGGCAAGTTCTGCCGCACAGTGTTTGGGCTTTGCAGGGACTGGTCGAAGGTCCCGGGGTGA